A window from uncultured Desulfobacter sp. encodes these proteins:
- a CDS encoding helix-turn-helix transcriptional regulator — translation MTIAYDNYSELVKEVRRQLGYSQEDLARELGVSYATVNRWENGKTNPSKMARNAFNQFCEKKIESNELHLPGEEK, via the coding sequence ATGACCATAGCTTATGATAATTATTCTGAATTAGTTAAAGAGGTGCGACGTCAACTTGGTTATAGCCAGGAGGATCTGGCCCGGGAGTTGGGCGTCAGCTATGCTACTGTGAATCGCTGGGAGAATGGTAAAACAAACCCTTCAAAAATGGCTCGAAATGCGTTTAATCAGTTTTGTGAAAAAAAGATCGAGAGTAACGAACTACATCTGCCTGGAGAAGAAAAATGA
- a CDS encoding type II toxin-antitoxin system VapC family toxin, giving the protein MYILDTNIIIYFFKNMGSVADRMLSKSPKDIAISIITLYELEVGIEKSTNPEKRKKQLDKLVSRISVIPFAEKQSEFSAKIRAQLERKGEPIGPLDTLIAGTALSLNAVLTTHNIKEFERVDGLKIEDWF; this is encoded by the coding sequence TTGTATATCCTTGACACAAATATAATCATCTATTTTTTCAAAAATATGGGATCTGTGGCTGATAGAATGCTTTCAAAATCCCCCAAAGACATTGCCATATCCATCATCACGCTATATGAGCTTGAGGTTGGTATTGAAAAATCCACTAATCCCGAAAAAAGAAAAAAACAATTGGATAAACTTGTTTCTCGGATTTCAGTCATCCCTTTTGCCGAAAAACAATCAGAATTCTCTGCAAAAATTAGAGCCCAACTTGAAAGGAAAGGGGAACCTATCGGACCTCTTGACACCCTTATAGCCGGCACAGCCTTGAGTCTAAATGCTGTCTTAACAACACATAACATAAAAGAGTTTGAACGGGTTGACGGGTTAAAAATTGAAGATTGGTTTTAA
- a CDS encoding Crp/Fnr family transcriptional regulator translates to MYGLTKKQMSIIEKHAKSPELALKRILKAGQEDSGNGLHLPESAFSDFAGKFVCRRYPAKKTLIRAGDLWDKVFFIHQGIIRLFYTDVLGREFNKGLFLEGQFLWPVAPSARVEKSLFTIATIEAVEASVCKFDPFYHWFHGHGIWEHFALPHAEALAEDKFAREYEFLMHTPQERYLAFCKKNPVLAERLPAYHLASYLGITDVSLSRIKSRIKNASN, encoded by the coding sequence TTGTACGGGTTGACAAAAAAACAGATGAGCATCATTGAAAAGCATGCAAAGAGTCCGGAATTAGCCCTGAAACGGATTCTGAAGGCCGGGCAAGAGGATTCGGGAAACGGACTACATCTTCCAGAATCTGCGTTCTCTGATTTTGCAGGTAAATTCGTTTGTCGCCGCTATCCGGCCAAAAAAACTCTTATCAGGGCCGGAGATCTGTGGGATAAAGTTTTTTTTATCCATCAGGGCATCATTCGGCTCTTTTATACGGACGTTTTGGGTCGTGAGTTCAACAAGGGACTTTTTCTTGAAGGGCAATTTCTCTGGCCTGTGGCCCCGTCCGCCCGAGTTGAGAAAAGTCTGTTTACAATTGCAACCATAGAAGCGGTTGAGGCCTCTGTTTGCAAATTTGATCCGTTTTATCATTGGTTTCATGGTCACGGCATTTGGGAACACTTTGCGCTGCCACATGCAGAGGCCCTGGCCGAGGATAAGTTCGCAAGGGAGTACGAGTTTCTCATGCATACGCCCCAGGAGCGGTATCTTGCATTTTGTAAAAAGAATCCTGTTCTTGCCGAAAGGCTTCCTGCTTATCACCTGGCCTCCTATCTTGGAATAACCGATGTGTCTTTGTCCAGAATCAAATCAAGAATAAAAAATGCCTCAAATTAA
- a CDS encoding SDR family oxidoreductase, protein MITFKGKTAIVTGGSDGIGFAIAKAFAAHGADLVIVGRNSDKLAEKAHSLTLNGNHVLPVVADMLQAGAVEKIFHSVDKQGIQVDILVNNVGIARFTPFSQMSKADFDRHFSLNVRVPYFLTQIFLGHLTEARGNVINLSSYFAKRMLSDRPSTAYSASKGAIESFTKALAFELGPLGVRINAIAPGTVSTPQVAYNHDRLDDEAKGRFDTMIRSIYPLQRLGEGRDVANLALFLASENAAWITGGIFPVDGGLTTN, encoded by the coding sequence ATGATTACATTCAAAGGAAAAACTGCAATTGTTACAGGCGGTAGTGACGGTATAGGATTCGCCATTGCCAAGGCCTTCGCTGCCCATGGGGCAGACCTTGTTATCGTAGGAAGAAATTCGGACAAGCTGGCGGAAAAGGCTCACAGCCTCACCCTGAACGGCAACCATGTTTTGCCCGTGGTAGCGGATATGTTACAGGCAGGTGCCGTGGAAAAAATTTTCCATTCAGTTGACAAACAGGGCATCCAGGTGGATATCCTGGTCAACAACGTCGGAATAGCTCGATTTACACCCTTTTCCCAGATGTCTAAGGCTGATTTTGACCGGCATTTTTCATTAAACGTCAGGGTTCCATATTTTTTGACCCAGATTTTTTTGGGACATTTAACAGAGGCCCGGGGCAACGTTATTAACTTATCATCCTACTTTGCAAAACGCATGCTTTCGGATCGGCCATCCACAGCCTATTCGGCCTCAAAAGGGGCTATCGAATCTTTCACTAAGGCCTTGGCCTTTGAGCTGGGACCGTTAGGGGTCAGGATCAATGCAATTGCTCCGGGGACCGTTTCCACCCCGCAGGTGGCGTACAACCATGATCGCCTGGATGATGAGGCTAAAGGTCGGTTCGACACCATGATTCGTTCCATATACCCTCTGCAGCGTCTGGGTGAGGGGAGGGATGTCGCAAACCTGGCCCTGTTTCTGGCATCTGAAAATGCCGCATGGATCACCGGTGGCATTTTTCCAGTTGACGGGGGGCTGACCACGAACTGA
- a CDS encoding site-specific integrase, with the protein MPQFDNRRVRYLSRPEFDLLLNILKKKSKAWVDISLFAVNTGLRRGEIFNLGFENINKRDRKICILDSKTHKNRVIPLNGTAFKIISDNKNRKTFTLSAPKIFEQAVKESGLNDGIKDSRQKVVFHTLRHTFASWLVQCGIKLEVVSKLLGHSSLNMTMRYAHLAPSQAEAAVNLISQKLK; encoded by the coding sequence ATGCCCCAATTTGATAACCGGAGGGTCCGTTATCTTTCAAGGCCGGAATTTGATCTTCTTCTAAATATTTTAAAGAAAAAATCAAAAGCCTGGGTCGACATATCATTATTTGCCGTGAACACTGGGCTGCGGCGAGGGGAAATCTTTAATCTCGGCTTTGAAAATATCAACAAGAGAGACCGTAAAATTTGTATTTTAGATTCTAAAACTCATAAAAACAGGGTCATTCCTTTAAATGGCACAGCCTTTAAAATAATTTCGGACAACAAAAACAGAAAAACATTTACCTTGTCGGCACCCAAAATATTTGAACAGGCCGTCAAGGAATCCGGCCTCAATGATGGGATCAAAGACTCCAGGCAAAAAGTTGTATTCCATACACTGCGTCACACTTTTGCGAGCTGGCTTGTTCAGTGTGGGATTAAGCTTGAGGTGGTCAGTAAATTGCTTGGCCACAGCAGCCTTAATATGACAATGCGATATGCGCATTTAGCACCCTCCCAGGCAGAAGCCGCTGTTAATTTAATAAGTCAAAAACTTAAATAA
- a CDS encoding helix-turn-helix domain-containing protein → MNTFTISHGYANDLDLWFGKIERKDGGKMTAGIEKTFKAMVRCAVGKDHTFVNMGTLANRTNVCHRTIERHVKILKDAGLINAVREEINGWKRTVYYFLAHPVIVKFRELRVGKTKPQQKKNKTPKPDKPEATPDIEPETKQELSDGRGQDATQNCYAPDQQNVGNLSDYTFDRLN, encoded by the coding sequence TTGAATACTTTCACAATTTCGCATGGTTATGCGAATGATCTTGATTTGTGGTTTGGGAAAATCGAAAGAAAAGACGGTGGGAAAATGACGGCAGGGATCGAGAAAACTTTTAAGGCAATGGTAAGATGCGCGGTTGGTAAAGACCATACATTCGTGAATATGGGAACATTAGCCAACCGGACAAATGTATGTCATCGAACCATTGAAAGACACGTCAAAATCCTTAAGGATGCCGGGCTGATCAACGCTGTAAGAGAAGAAATTAACGGCTGGAAACGGACCGTCTATTATTTTCTTGCCCATCCTGTAATTGTTAAATTCAGGGAATTAAGAGTTGGTAAAACAAAACCTCAGCAAAAAAAGAATAAAACTCCCAAGCCTGATAAGCCGGAAGCGACCCCAGATATTGAGCCTGAAACAAAGCAAGAATTGTCAGACGGTCGCGGCCAGGATGCTACCCAGAATTGTTATGCCCCGGATCAACAAAATGTCGGCAATTTGTCGGATTATACCTTTGATAGACTAAATTAG
- a CDS encoding ATP-binding protein, whose protein sequence is MKEDFISDKRRVSYLSATYNRIYRGQSVLIEGDFGAGKTRFLKLLRPKKLHAVWVESLFNIHETLASILKELNYEATATYRRTPQYLKTICNLSNCFIIIDEANDLDSRVWPYLKRIIDAGVPIVFAGLPKVRTHLSRNHPDILSRLKTLILYPIEVEDFIEKYKDIQQEAVEQIYMAVKGDMRKFKEICTDCQDRAKELNHNFVDINLALEFISDLPPQ, encoded by the coding sequence ATGAAAGAGGATTTTATCAGTGATAAACGAAGAGTCTCATACCTGTCTGCCACTTATAATAGGATATACAGGGGCCAAAGCGTACTCATTGAAGGAGATTTTGGCGCAGGAAAAACTCGGTTTTTAAAACTGCTGCGGCCTAAAAAGCTCCATGCCGTATGGGTCGAGTCTCTGTTCAACATCCATGAAACCCTGGCATCCATACTCAAGGAATTGAATTATGAGGCCACCGCCACCTACCGCCGGACTCCCCAGTACCTGAAAACGATCTGCAACCTATCCAATTGTTTTATCATCATAGATGAAGCCAATGATCTGGACTCCCGGGTCTGGCCATATCTCAAACGAATTATTGATGCCGGTGTTCCCATCGTATTTGCAGGGCTCCCAAAGGTCAGAACCCATCTGAGCCGGAATCATCCCGATATACTCAGCCGGCTCAAAACTCTGATTTTATACCCCATAGAGGTCGAAGACTTCATCGAAAAATACAAAGATATCCAGCAGGAAGCCGTTGAACAAATTTATATGGCCGTCAAAGGCGACATGAGAAAATTTAAAGAAATATGTACAGACTGCCAGGACAGGGCAAAGGAGTTGAATCACAACTTTGTTGATATCAACCTTGCTCTGGAATTTATATCCGATCTCCCTCCCCAGTAA
- a CDS encoding integrase — protein MDDLSIDDRFHLLLHKKIMNKIGSAKRRSKKYYKDQYKKTGIIPVPLLLVEKGIMDGRKCSGRPKVIDEQTKRRFIEMVKASCDPSSQGFIFITRRARTIKNYHCWLEEELGKTISLPALRRCAKRENLKFYLEKEDDQEPSPARYSFKSVPVFALIQVDGCKFQYLRIRDERGNWQKPQVIEIFDTGSRKLFILEFYFTESNLNSVDLFTRFLLCTPFPLKTIGIRPDQAKGFLNLKRPINAINLAHSTPGGFYLAPDFSRAHSPKDKAHLESSHRSLHNFEIRIIKAFEDRIVKTVTEYNFKRGRKEKVTVTLLDITLDELRSSTVLRQYRDEHNHTQHYFTEDGVVSAWVPAQKFDDFLSNQADTLNFIPEQVQEYMKYGYRKIKATVSKNRTIRHDKRDFYVTSGADRFSKHKSTPVKISRYRDKLFIFEPSEDGILLGEAIAKKPFDRPPAPAPDPVPDELDTIIALLENHNMAVDRPILIEVYHKGLSLSRAEQVLHHNQSRYADYMKKMDQPEERKKQALFNAFMLDCQKSLTTNRVATYASLGDMT, from the coding sequence ATGGATGACCTGAGCATTGACGACCGCTTCCATTTACTGCTGCATAAAAAAATCATGAATAAAATCGGATCTGCCAAGAGAAGATCCAAAAAATATTACAAGGACCAGTACAAGAAAACCGGGATTATCCCGGTACCCCTTTTGCTGGTTGAAAAAGGAATTATGGATGGCCGCAAGTGCAGCGGGCGCCCCAAGGTTATAGACGAGCAAACAAAAAGGCGGTTTATTGAAATGGTCAAGGCGTCATGCGATCCGTCATCTCAGGGGTTCATTTTTATCACCCGAAGAGCCAGGACCATTAAAAATTACCACTGCTGGCTCGAGGAAGAGTTGGGTAAAACAATCAGCCTTCCGGCACTTCGGCGATGCGCCAAAAGGGAGAATCTCAAATTTTATCTGGAAAAAGAGGACGATCAGGAGCCGTCACCGGCACGTTATAGCTTCAAATCGGTTCCGGTGTTTGCCTTGATCCAGGTTGACGGTTGCAAGTTCCAATATTTAAGAATCAGAGATGAACGTGGAAACTGGCAGAAACCGCAGGTGATTGAAATATTTGATACCGGTTCCAGGAAGCTGTTCATCCTGGAATTCTATTTTACCGAAAGTAATCTGAACTCTGTGGACCTTTTTACCCGTTTTTTGTTATGCACCCCTTTTCCTTTGAAAACAATCGGCATCAGGCCCGACCAGGCAAAGGGATTTTTAAATTTAAAGCGTCCCATTAATGCCATTAACCTTGCGCATTCTACGCCAGGCGGTTTTTATTTGGCGCCGGATTTTTCAAGGGCGCATTCACCAAAAGATAAGGCGCATCTGGAATCTTCACACCGGAGCCTGCATAATTTTGAAATACGGATTATCAAAGCCTTTGAGGACAGGATTGTGAAAACCGTTACCGAGTATAACTTCAAACGGGGAAGAAAGGAAAAAGTCACTGTAACCCTACTTGATATCACCCTTGATGAATTGAGAAGCAGCACTGTGCTCCGCCAATACCGTGACGAACATAATCATACACAACATTATTTTACTGAAGACGGCGTGGTCAGTGCCTGGGTGCCGGCACAGAAGTTTGATGATTTTTTGTCAAACCAGGCAGACACCCTGAATTTTATCCCGGAGCAGGTTCAAGAATATATGAAATATGGTTACAGAAAAATCAAAGCCACCGTATCCAAGAACAGAACTATCCGCCATGACAAACGCGATTTTTATGTGACCAGTGGTGCAGACCGGTTCAGCAAGCATAAAAGTACACCGGTAAAGATATCCAGATACAGGGACAAACTTTTTATCTTTGAGCCCAGTGAAGACGGAATACTTCTGGGCGAAGCCATTGCAAAAAAGCCGTTTGACAGGCCACCTGCACCAGCGCCTGATCCTGTGCCCGATGAACTCGACACCATTATCGCTCTTTTGGAAAATCACAATATGGCCGTTGACCGGCCTATTTTAATCGAAGTTTACCATAAGGGCCTTTCCCTATCCCGGGCGGAGCAAGTACTTCATCATAATCAATCAAGGTACGCAGATTACATGAAAAAAATGGACCAGCCTGAGGAACGTAAAAAACAGGCTTTGTTCAATGCATTTATGCTTGATTGCCAAAAATCGTTAACTACGAATCGAGTGGCGACTTATGCATCCCTCGGAGATATGACATGA
- a CDS encoding DNA methylase → MKRLAKLETLIARNQECFSKIGKALKEIRDNRLYKQALFESFETYTRARWDMGKSHAYRLIKFYEVIYNLSPIGDRLPANESQARPLTQLDSIEQRQLWKEIIESGMELTARNIKKFIDSRKTASVTKPDLTDQISNEYMAVVKAMLEQVRVAQHDHWQQTSRPAALLWHRVIHEKIVSTGADNG, encoded by the coding sequence ATGAAACGGTTGGCCAAGCTTGAAACCCTGATTGCCCGGAATCAGGAGTGTTTTTCCAAAATCGGCAAGGCCTTGAAAGAAATTCGTGACAATCGTTTGTATAAGCAGGCTCTGTTTGAATCATTCGAAACATATACCAGGGCGCGATGGGATATGGGAAAATCCCATGCTTACCGCCTGATCAAATTTTATGAAGTCATCTATAATCTGTCCCCAATTGGGGACAGATTACCGGCCAACGAATCCCAGGCACGGCCTCTTACTCAACTGGATTCCATAGAACAGCGCCAACTTTGGAAGGAGATTATAGAAAGCGGCATGGAGTTAACCGCGCGTAACATCAAAAAATTTATCGACTCCCGAAAAACGGCATCGGTAACCAAACCGGATCTGACGGATCAAATTTCGAATGAATACATGGCTGTTGTAAAGGCAATGCTTGAACAGGTCCGTGTGGCACAGCATGATCATTGGCAGCAGACCTCTCGCCCGGCTGCATTGTTGTGGCATCGGGTCATACACGAAAAGATTGTATCAACGGGGGCAGATAATGGATGA
- a CDS encoding CHC2 zinc finger domain-containing protein has protein sequence MAHRFSSRELFELRNNIPVDMLIRDHLQIPSKIRDGYFRFLCPLCNEFQTAVNSTTNLARCFRCEKNFNTIDLVMKIKGYGFRDSVLFLKQINTAHQVPASKIAALVAAIGKPMPGGQ, from the coding sequence ATGGCGCACAGGTTTTCATCACGGGAATTATTTGAACTGAGGAACAATATCCCTGTGGATATGCTGATCAGGGATCATTTACAGATTCCATCTAAAATCAGGGATGGCTATTTCCGTTTTCTATGCCCTCTGTGCAATGAATTTCAAACGGCTGTAAATTCAACCACGAACCTGGCCAGGTGCTTCCGGTGCGAAAAAAACTTTAACACCATCGACCTTGTCATGAAAATCAAGGGATATGGATTCCGGGACAGCGTCCTGTTTTTGAAGCAGATAAATACTGCCCACCAGGTTCCGGCATCAAAGATAGCTGCCTTGGTCGCTGCAATCGGCAAACCCATGCCGGGAGGGCAATGA
- a CDS encoding CHC2 zinc finger domain-containing protein, whose amino-acid sequence MGKLFSSKELYKLRNAIPIHVLIETQLGIPAKISEGVFRFLCPLCNEFQTAVNPRTNLSRCFRCERNFNTIDMVMICRNIDFVSSVKYLQTILNPRKSGHDF is encoded by the coding sequence ATGGGCAAACTATTTTCTTCAAAGGAACTTTATAAATTACGAAACGCAATCCCCATCCATGTGTTGATTGAAACACAATTGGGTATCCCGGCCAAAATCAGCGAAGGGGTTTTCCGTTTTCTGTGCCCCTTGTGCAATGAGTTCCAGACTGCAGTTAATCCGCGAACCAACTTGAGCCGGTGCTTTCGATGCGAAAGGAATTTTAACACCATCGATATGGTAATGATCTGCCGCAACATCGATTTTGTGAGCAGCGTAAAATATCTGCAGACTATTTTAAATCCAAGGAAATCCGGTCATGACTTCTGA
- a CDS encoding IS1380 family transposase translates to MNKNISKKLAKRKKKISKKLNKRNWTEQPTPMLKASNIQYEIDGRLQGVAHGGIGLIHMLAKRTGLLKEIDKELELLKRHLPYHESDHIANMAYNILAGGTCLQDIELLRNNEAWLNALDAKLIPDPTTAGDFLRRFSPEDIVTLMDIKNTIRKKIWEKQPQNFKKAAIINIDGTISGTTGECKQGMDISYKGTWGYAPLVVSLEKTREPLYIINRSGNAPSHLGSAQWVDKALDLLEGTFKKLYVRGDTDFSLTTNFDKWDQRCSFIFGMDARSNLVKQANNLSESDWIVFEKPPRSIKTVPRQRPENVKREVVKKRKFKRLETACEHIAEFKYKPGKCRKPYRMIVLRKTINEYKGERLLFDDVRYFFYITNDWKKSAEQLVDFYRKRADHENDIDQLKHGVRAMENPSDSLNANWAYMVIASLAWDLKAWYGLLMPYRALGLSIIRMEFKRFIQTFINIPCLILRSGRAIKYRIIGYNDRLTSMFKYFDFMKTVRVT, encoded by the coding sequence GTGAATAAGAATATCAGCAAAAAATTGGCAAAACGCAAGAAAAAAATCAGCAAAAAACTTAACAAAAGAAATTGGACGGAACAGCCGACTCCTATGTTAAAGGCGTCCAACATTCAATACGAGATTGACGGTCGTCTCCAAGGGGTTGCTCACGGCGGCATAGGCCTGATTCATATGCTTGCAAAAAGGACTGGCCTCCTGAAAGAGATAGATAAAGAGCTCGAGTTGCTAAAACGCCATCTGCCATATCACGAATCAGATCATATCGCCAATATGGCATATAATATTCTTGCCGGCGGTACTTGCCTCCAGGATATTGAACTACTCAGAAATAATGAAGCCTGGCTTAATGCGCTGGATGCAAAACTTATCCCTGATCCCACTACGGCAGGAGATTTTTTACGCCGGTTTTCCCCGGAAGATATTGTGACTCTGATGGATATAAAAAATACCATCCGAAAAAAGATATGGGAAAAGCAGCCACAAAATTTCAAGAAAGCAGCCATTATTAATATCGACGGTACTATCAGTGGGACAACCGGCGAGTGCAAACAGGGCATGGATATCTCTTACAAAGGGACGTGGGGATATGCTCCATTGGTCGTCTCTTTGGAAAAAACAAGGGAGCCTCTATACATTATCAACCGGTCAGGTAATGCTCCGTCCCACCTTGGTTCTGCGCAGTGGGTGGATAAGGCACTTGATTTGCTGGAAGGTACTTTCAAAAAATTATACGTTCGGGGTGATACTGATTTTAGTCTTACCACTAACTTTGATAAATGGGATCAGCGCTGTTCCTTTATATTTGGCATGGATGCCAGATCAAATTTGGTCAAACAGGCCAATAATCTCTCGGAGTCTGACTGGATTGTATTTGAAAAACCGCCTCGGTCGATTAAAACAGTTCCCAGACAACGCCCGGAAAATGTTAAACGTGAAGTGGTTAAAAAACGCAAATTTAAACGCTTGGAGACCGCATGTGAACATATAGCCGAATTTAAATATAAGCCGGGTAAATGTCGGAAGCCCTACCGGATGATCGTTCTGCGCAAAACGATCAACGAGTATAAAGGTGAACGTCTGCTGTTTGATGATGTTCGTTACTTTTTTTATATCACCAACGATTGGAAAAAATCGGCCGAGCAGTTGGTGGATTTTTACCGAAAACGGGCTGATCACGAGAATGATATTGACCAGTTGAAACATGGTGTACGTGCTATGGAGAACCCGTCGGATTCTCTAAATGCCAACTGGGCCTATATGGTTATCGCCTCTTTGGCATGGGATCTGAAAGCCTGGTATGGGCTGCTGATGCCATATCGGGCATTAGGTCTTTCAATAATCCGCATGGAATTCAAGCGGTTCATCCAGACATTTATAAACATCCCCTGTTTAATCTTGCGATCCGGCAGGGCCATAAAATATCGAATCATTGGTTATAATGATCGTCTTACAAGCATGTTCAAGTACTTTGACTTCATGAAGACCGTCCGGGTTACGTGA